In Desulfuromonas sp. KJ2020, a single window of DNA contains:
- a CDS encoding methyl-accepting chemotaxis protein: protein MATTAVPAEKELNRSRVYATGGFALGILAPLGWILLRLILFWDPEQTLWQQVVGPFLGSEEGRLLYAYMGLGTALVLGAFGFYLGKTSQKIHERALHLDELNTAIARQKEEFERRFRELNNSIKNFHSISNHIQKSLDVREVLKLAADGLHDILGYDRVNILMVNRQRQVLEFIASRGCGADDVSGITLTLDARAGALYKVVSENRLLLVDDITQLGKDYHLQPPYDQIEQLRSRRFILCPIVVRDQVVGLFAVDNKINRKHIDDTDVDTVKLFADQVASTITKIDLLEAVDTLTGELETTFQELLKYRQEYGRLDFALRRAAESNAEATVEISHGADVVQGAVTTTRSAANEIAVSIDEVVQNISQLTDFMDKSISTMTEISSTIRSVQENGVRSHEMSQTVREQAEKGAEAVANAQYGLHGISEAVESTVESIQRLCQKGEEVGSINEVITEISQKTNLLALNASIIAAQAGEHGHSFAVVAEEVRKLSQETSQSTGVISYIIEEIQKYSQETGQQAETTRQLVQDGIAQGEYVEEALNQILDSASLAMDMSREIRKATEEVSKSADFVTGSIERLGEMAAQISQASKEQSQGTRSIAQSIEEIKTMADEMAEATDRQKAHTREIETAVGSVSNIAGRIFSAIEERQKGSREVIESLERLRRIGSSAD from the coding sequence TTGGCAACGACGGCAGTACCGGCAGAAAAAGAGCTCAACCGTAGCAGGGTTTACGCCACCGGGGGATTTGCCCTGGGAATTCTGGCGCCCCTGGGGTGGATACTCCTGAGACTTATCCTGTTCTGGGATCCCGAACAGACTCTATGGCAGCAGGTTGTCGGACCTTTTCTCGGCTCGGAAGAGGGACGGCTGCTGTACGCCTACATGGGTCTTGGCACAGCCCTGGTGCTGGGGGCCTTCGGTTTCTATCTGGGCAAGACTTCCCAGAAAATTCACGAAAGGGCTCTGCATCTGGATGAGCTCAATACGGCGATCGCCCGGCAGAAAGAAGAGTTCGAGCGACGATTCCGCGAGCTCAACAACAGCATCAAAAACTTCCATTCGATCAGCAACCACATTCAGAAATCCCTTGATGTCCGTGAGGTTCTGAAGCTGGCGGCCGACGGTCTGCACGACATCCTCGGTTATGACCGCGTCAATATTCTTATGGTCAACCGCCAACGACAGGTTCTTGAATTCATTGCCAGCCGCGGCTGCGGGGCTGACGATGTCTCCGGCATCACGCTGACTCTCGATGCGCGGGCCGGTGCCTTGTACAAGGTTGTCAGCGAGAACCGTCTGCTACTGGTTGACGATATTACCCAGTTGGGGAAGGACTATCACCTGCAGCCGCCATACGACCAGATCGAGCAGCTTCGTTCGCGTCGATTTATCCTCTGCCCCATTGTGGTGCGCGACCAGGTGGTCGGACTTTTTGCCGTCGACAACAAGATAAACCGCAAGCACATCGACGATACGGATGTCGATACGGTGAAACTCTTTGCCGATCAGGTGGCGTCCACCATCACCAAGATCGACCTGCTCGAGGCGGTCGACACCCTGACCGGCGAGCTGGAGACCACTTTTCAGGAATTGCTCAAGTATCGGCAGGAATACGGTCGACTCGATTTCGCTCTGCGGCGGGCGGCGGAGTCCAATGCGGAAGCCACGGTGGAAATTTCCCATGGCGCCGATGTCGTGCAGGGCGCCGTGACGACTACCCGCTCGGCCGCCAACGAAATTGCCGTCTCCATCGACGAGGTCGTCCAGAATATCTCCCAACTCACCGATTTTATGGATAAATCCATATCGACGATGACCGAGATATCCTCCACCATCCGCTCGGTGCAGGAAAACGGCGTCCGTTCCCACGAAATGTCGCAGACGGTCAGGGAGCAGGCCGAAAAAGGGGCCGAGGCCGTAGCCAATGCCCAGTACGGTCTGCATGGTATTTCCGAGGCGGTCGAAAGCACCGTGGAAAGCATCCAGCGCCTCTGCCAGAAGGGGGAGGAAGTCGGCAGCATCAACGAGGTCATCACGGAAATTTCGCAGAAGACCAATCTTCTTGCCCTCAATGCCTCGATTATCGCCGCCCAGGCCGGTGAGCACGGCCATTCCTTCGCCGTGGTGGCTGAAGAAGTACGCAAGCTTTCTCAGGAGACTTCCCAGTCAACCGGGGTCATTTCGTACATTATCGAGGAAATTCAGAAATATTCGCAGGAAACGGGACAGCAGGCCGAGACCACCCGGCAGCTCGTGCAGGACGGCATCGCCCAGGGAGAATATGTCGAAGAGGCGCTTAACCAGATCCTCGACAGCGCCTCGCTGGCCATGGACATGAGCCGGGAGATTCGCAAAGCCACGGAAGAGGTCTCCAAGAGTGCCGATTTCGTGACCGGCTCCATCGAACGTCTTGGCGAGATGGCGGCTCAGATATCCCAGGCCTCCAAAGAACAGTCGCAGGGAACGCGCAGCATCGCCCAGTCCATTGAAGAAATCAAGACGATGGCCGACGAAATGGCCGAAGCGACCGACCGCCAGAAAGCACACACCCGGGAGATTGAAACGGCCGTCGGCTCCGTCAGTAACATCGCCGGTCGTATTTTCTCTGCCATCGAGGAACGTCAGAAGGGGAGTCGCGAGGTTATTGAGAGCCTCGAACGGCTCCGCCGCATTGGCAGTTCGGCCGACTGA
- a CDS encoding 6-phosphofructokinase: protein MSKTIAILTGGGDCPGLNAVIRGVVRSAILKRGWKVLGIEDGFDGLVGQPRFRTLDLASVRGILPRGGTILGTSNRGNPFQYPREIDGKETLVDVSDEVVQNFRAIGADALIAVGGDGTLKIARALNERGIPVVGVPKTIDNDLRGTDVTFGYNTAVGIVTEALDRLHTTAESHQRVMVVEVMGRDAGWIALESGLAGSADVILIPEIPFDLGKVCQAIRQRSAAGSRFSIVVVAEGAFPAGGDKVTQLSAEQNLGVERLGGIGQFVSHHIRQCLDMEVRTVVLGHLQRGGTPSSFDRILSSRFGVKAVELVEQGSFGNMVALRGREVVAVEIEKAVGALNLVDPEGDLVKAAEDLGVMMGR from the coding sequence ATGAGTAAAACTATTGCCATTCTAACTGGCGGCGGCGATTGTCCGGGCCTCAATGCCGTGATTCGCGGTGTCGTGCGCTCGGCGATCCTTAAGCGGGGCTGGAAGGTGCTGGGCATCGAGGATGGATTTGACGGCCTGGTCGGGCAGCCACGTTTTCGCACCCTCGATCTTGCTTCCGTGCGCGGCATTCTTCCCAGGGGCGGGACCATCCTCGGAACGAGCAACCGCGGGAATCCTTTTCAATATCCTCGCGAAATCGATGGCAAGGAGACTCTGGTCGATGTATCCGATGAGGTTGTGCAGAATTTCAGAGCCATCGGCGCTGACGCCCTTATCGCCGTGGGGGGCGACGGTACCCTCAAGATCGCTCGGGCTCTCAATGAGAGAGGGATCCCGGTAGTCGGCGTTCCCAAGACGATTGATAACGACCTGCGGGGTACCGATGTCACCTTCGGCTACAATACGGCCGTGGGAATTGTGACGGAGGCGCTCGACCGTCTGCATACGACGGCGGAGAGTCATCAGCGTGTCATGGTGGTTGAGGTCATGGGACGCGATGCCGGCTGGATCGCGCTTGAATCCGGGCTGGCCGGCAGCGCCGATGTGATTCTCATTCCTGAAATTCCTTTCGACCTCGGCAAGGTTTGCCAGGCCATCCGGCAGCGCAGCGCCGCGGGCAGTCGCTTCTCCATTGTCGTGGTGGCTGAAGGCGCCTTCCCCGCAGGGGGGGACAAGGTCACCCAACTCAGCGCTGAGCAGAACCTGGGTGTTGAACGCCTGGGCGGCATCGGCCAGTTTGTGAGTCATCATATTCGTCAATGCCTCGACATGGAGGTACGTACGGTTGTTCTCGGCCACCTACAGCGCGGCGGCACGCCCTCCTCCTTTGACCGTATCCTGAGTTCGCGCTTCGGGGTCAAGGCCGTGGAACTTGTTGAACAGGGAAGTTTCGGCAATATGGTGGCTTTGCGGGGACGGGAGGTTGTCGCCGTGGAAATCGAAAAGGCGGTCGGGGCCCTGAATCTGGTTGATCCTGAAGGCGATCTTGTTAAGGCCGCCGAAGACCTTGGCGTCATGATGGGGCGATAG
- a CDS encoding ROK family protein, producing the protein MGTAPLLLGVDLGGTNCRMALVEPDGKTLQTERTSTDASSGRDAFLQRLEGLCHEMIRRGGEMGRAVTAVGIGTPGVISAGGVVEISPNLPHLNGLAFAGYMQAALHLPVLVMNDANAIAVGEARLGAGRQFDSSLTVTLGTGVGGGLVLSGRLWEGADGAAGEIGHIMVEPEGRPCGCGSRGCLEQYSSARGLVRNVLDAIDRGIPSSLSSREPSRLTSEQVAAAARQGDVAALAALAEGGRRLGQALAAVANLLNIDGVIVTGGASDSLDLMRPSLDAELKIRGFAIPVRRLKIVQGNLKDQAGMIGAARMAWDRLLDSGKGE; encoded by the coding sequence ATGGGTACGGCCCCTCTTCTCCTCGGCGTGGATCTCGGTGGGACCAATTGCCGCATGGCGTTGGTGGAGCCGGACGGCAAAACGTTACAGACCGAACGCACGTCGACGGACGCTTCTTCCGGCCGCGACGCTTTTCTGCAGCGGCTGGAAGGACTCTGCCATGAGATGATCCGCCGCGGGGGGGAGATGGGCAGGGCGGTCACCGCCGTCGGCATCGGTACCCCCGGCGTCATCTCGGCGGGGGGCGTCGTCGAAATATCCCCCAATCTTCCTCATCTTAATGGGCTTGCCTTCGCCGGATACATGCAGGCCGCCCTGCACCTCCCTGTGCTTGTCATGAATGACGCCAATGCCATCGCCGTAGGGGAAGCCCGGTTGGGCGCAGGCCGCCAGTTTGATTCCAGCCTGACGGTGACTCTGGGCACCGGGGTAGGTGGAGGGCTTGTCCTGAGCGGCCGCCTCTGGGAAGGGGCTGATGGTGCCGCCGGAGAAATCGGCCATATCATGGTTGAACCGGAAGGACGACCCTGTGGTTGCGGCAGCCGGGGGTGTCTTGAGCAATACAGCTCAGCCCGCGGCCTCGTTCGCAACGTTCTGGACGCCATCGACCGGGGGATCCCCAGTAGTTTATCCTCGCGTGAGCCTTCGCGGCTGACCAGCGAGCAGGTCGCTGCGGCCGCCCGCCAGGGGGACGTCGCCGCCTTGGCCGCCTTGGCCGAAGGGGGACGCCGTCTCGGGCAGGCGTTGGCCGCCGTCGCCAATCTGCTCAATATCGACGGGGTAATCGTGACCGGAGGCGCCAGCGACAGTCTTGATCTGATGCGCCCCTCCTTAGACGCCGAGCTGAAAATACGGGGTTTTGCCATTCCGGTTCGTCGTTTGAAAATCGTCCAGGGGAATCTGAAAGACCAGGCCGGGATGATCGGTGCGGCCCGGATGGCCTGGGACCGTCTGCTGGATTCAGGTAAAGGCGAATGA
- a CDS encoding biopolymer transporter ExbD → MAFLRKKREDPRVDLTPMVDVVFLLLIFFMISTTFVETPGLTVDLPESSSQAEMKEPDEIKVYVARDGAIAIGDQKVSLDQFRQRLQAFGEKAADTTFVLLADKEAYHGRVVQLMDEARQAGFKKLAIATESAER, encoded by the coding sequence ATGGCTTTTTTGCGCAAAAAGAGAGAAGACCCCCGGGTGGACCTGACACCGATGGTCGACGTGGTCTTTCTGCTGCTCATCTTCTTTATGATATCGACCACCTTCGTGGAGACGCCGGGGCTGACCGTCGATCTCCCCGAGTCGTCTTCTCAGGCCGAAATGAAGGAACCGGACGAGATCAAGGTGTATGTCGCCCGGGACGGGGCGATTGCCATCGGCGACCAGAAGGTGAGCCTGGACCAGTTCAGGCAGCGTCTGCAGGCTTTTGGCGAAAAGGCGGCCGACACCACCTTTGTGCTCCTGGCGGACAAGGAGGCTTATCATGGCCGGGTCGTCCAGCTGATGGATGAGGCGCGCCAGGCGGGCTTTAAAAAGCTGGCTATCGCCACGGAAAGTGCTGAACGGTAA
- a CDS encoding MotA/TolQ/ExbB proton channel family protein: MLEIFQKGGPLMYPILLGSVLALAIFLMKLWYFFQVQRGTEPLVKDIEELARNRRIDEALVVCQKAGTPLSRIFIAALRAAGRPREHIKTVVVEVGARETAPFERYLGLLGTIATISPLLGLLGTVLGMIRAFTVIAVQGVGTPATLGGGISEALITTAAGLTVAIPVILFHKYLTGKADRLALEMEMHSLHLVDLLGE, encoded by the coding sequence ATGTTGGAAATATTCCAAAAGGGTGGGCCGCTGATGTATCCCATCCTGCTCGGCTCGGTGCTGGCTCTCGCCATTTTTCTGATGAAACTCTGGTATTTTTTTCAGGTACAACGCGGCACCGAGCCCTTGGTAAAAGATATCGAAGAACTGGCTCGCAACAGGCGTATCGATGAGGCTCTGGTGGTCTGCCAGAAAGCGGGCACCCCTCTGTCACGCATCTTCATTGCGGCGTTGAGAGCGGCTGGCCGACCGCGCGAACATATAAAAACCGTGGTGGTGGAGGTCGGTGCCCGGGAAACAGCTCCTTTTGAGCGTTATCTGGGGCTGCTCGGTACCATCGCCACGATTTCACCGCTGCTTGGCCTGCTGGGAACGGTTTTGGGGATGATCCGCGCTTTTACGGTCATCGCCGTACAGGGCGTCGGTACCCCGGCCACCCTCGGCGGGGGCATTTCGGAAGCGTTGATTACCACTGCAGCCGGCCTGACCGTGGCCATTCCCGTCATTCTCTTTCACAAGTATCTGACGGGCAAGGCCGATCGTCTGGCGCTGGAAATGGAGATGCATTCCCTGCATCTGGTTGACCTTCTGGGGGAATAG
- a CDS encoding lipopolysaccharide assembly protein LapA domain-containing protein, whose protein sequence is MKSFKIFLLIVVLVALFVFSLNNTQMVKVAFVGFETPEIPLFLIVLFIFALGFLLGLLVASLEMIRLRREATQARKALVNAQAGAKLSEPEPPSSSSAEVN, encoded by the coding sequence GTGAAGTCTTTCAAGATCTTTCTGCTGATTGTAGTTCTGGTTGCCCTTTTCGTGTTCAGTCTGAATAACACCCAGATGGTTAAAGTGGCCTTCGTTGGCTTTGAAACCCCCGAAATTCCCTTGTTTCTCATCGTGCTCTTCATTTTCGCCCTGGGCTTTCTGCTGGGGCTGCTGGTGGCCTCACTGGAGATGATCCGGTTGCGGCGGGAAGCGACCCAGGCCCGTAAAGCGCTTGTTAACGCGCAGGCGGGGGCCAAGCTCTCAGAGCCCGAGCCTCCTTCTTCCTCGTCGGCTGAGGTAAATTGA
- a CDS encoding HIT domain-containing protein, with product MEKLWAPWRMEYIYGETPQGCVLCLDEDRANDRQRLVLYRGEHCFIMMNKFPYTNGHLMVSPFRHTCCLENLTDTEALEMHQLVVMARGVLLDCFSPQGFNIGMNLGQIAGAGIADHLHMHIVPRWSGDTNFMPVFADVRVIPQHIQATYEKLVVHFDRRAS from the coding sequence ATGGAAAAGCTGTGGGCACCCTGGCGTATGGAATATATCTACGGCGAGACACCTCAGGGGTGTGTCCTCTGCCTGGACGAGGACCGTGCCAACGATCGACAGCGCCTGGTTCTGTACCGGGGGGAGCACTGCTTCATTATGATGAACAAGTTCCCTTATACCAACGGCCATCTGATGGTTTCGCCCTTTCGCCATACCTGTTGTCTCGAAAATCTCACCGATACCGAGGCGCTCGAAATGCATCAGCTGGTCGTGATGGCTCGGGGCGTGCTGCTCGACTGTTTCAGTCCGCAGGGGTTTAATATCGGCATGAACCTCGGCCAGATTGCCGGCGCCGGTATTGCCGATCACCTTCATATGCATATCGTGCCGCGTTGGAGCGGTGACACCAATTTCATGCCAGTTTTCGCCGATGTCCGTGTCATCCCCCAGCACATCCAGGCGACCTATGAGAAACTGGTCGTTCATTTTGACAGGAGGGCGTCGTGA
- a CDS encoding metallophosphoesterase has product MLRIGVLSDTHFSSPQDGMELLERLQGREFREVDLILHAGDVVHPESLIAFDGIPLYLVRGNMDPPQAGVPIKRIVASGGFRIGLIHGWGAPDGLEERVMAEFAGEALDCLVYGHSHHWANHRRDGLLLFNPGSPTDRRAAPFHSVGILELGQDIQGHILPIN; this is encoded by the coding sequence ATGCTTCGAATTGGCGTCTTGTCTGACACCCATTTTTCCAGCCCCCAGGACGGGATGGAGCTTCTGGAACGGTTGCAAGGCAGAGAGTTCAGGGAGGTTGATCTCATTCTGCATGCAGGCGATGTGGTTCATCCGGAATCGTTGATTGCCTTTGACGGCATCCCCCTGTATCTTGTCCGAGGAAATATGGACCCCCCGCAAGCCGGGGTGCCGATCAAGCGGATCGTCGCCTCAGGGGGCTTTCGCATCGGACTCATTCACGGTTGGGGGGCGCCCGACGGCCTGGAGGAGCGCGTGATGGCCGAATTTGCGGGAGAAGCCCTCGATTGCCTGGTTTATGGCCACAGTCACCACTGGGCCAATCACCGTAGAGACGGCCTGCTCCTTTTTAATCCCGGCAGCCCGACCGACCGGCGCGCAGCGCCTTTTCACTCGGTTGGCATTTTGGAACTCGGCCAGGACATTCAAGGCCATATCCTGCCGATCAACTAA
- a CDS encoding NADP-dependent malic enzyme: protein MSKRQDALDYHSTGRKGKIEVITTKPCATSRDLSLAYSPGVAEPCLEIEKNPNDAYKYTAKGNLVAVVSNGTAVLGLGDIGALAGKPVMEGKGVLFKRFADVDVFDIELDTKDPDEIIRTVKLLEPTFGGINLEDIKGPECFYIEEELQKIMNIPVFHDDQHGTAIIANAGLLNALELIGKKIEDVRIVVNGAGAAGIACANMALTLGARIENMYLCDSKGVIYKGRTSGMNEYKERLANDTEMRTLEEAMTGADVFFGVSVKGAVTREMVASMAKDPIIFAMANPDPEITPDEAKAVRDDVIIGTGRSDYNNQVNNVLCFPFLFRGALDTHASAINAEMKMAAVKALAGLAKQDVPDSVRKAYGNVEIKFGREYLIPKPFDPRVLLHVAPAVAQAAMDSGVARRPIENMERYRESLEALQGRSKEIMRALINKAKANPKRIVFPEGEDEKVLRAAQILIDERIAIPILLGFKDEIDAKVKELGLDLGNVEIINTMRADKTDEYTDMLFQDRQRKGVTLAEASRLIKKNRNYYGAMMVKNGDADALLSGVSHHYPDVIRPALEVIGKQDGLSKVHGLYMMVFKKDVVFCADTTVTIEPTAEELAETAILTAHKARYFEVEPRIAMLSFSNFGSTEHPLSLKVKRATALVQEWAPDLVIDGEIQANVALDPDLIARQYPFSKLKGNANVMIFPDLQSGNIAYKLLAKLGGAEAVGPILMGMKKPVHVLQRGDDVADIVNMAAVAVVDAQEASVS from the coding sequence ATGTCCAAACGGCAAGACGCGCTGGATTACCACAGCACCGGCCGCAAAGGCAAGATCGAGGTCATTACCACGAAACCCTGCGCCACCAGTCGCGACCTTTCCCTCGCCTACAGCCCGGGGGTGGCAGAACCCTGCCTGGAGATCGAAAAAAACCCCAACGACGCCTACAAGTATACAGCCAAGGGGAACCTGGTCGCCGTCGTTTCCAACGGGACGGCGGTCCTTGGCCTGGGGGACATCGGTGCCTTGGCCGGCAAGCCCGTCATGGAGGGGAAAGGCGTTCTTTTCAAGCGGTTTGCCGATGTCGACGTCTTCGACATCGAACTGGACACCAAGGATCCCGACGAAATCATCCGTACCGTCAAACTGCTGGAACCGACCTTCGGGGGCATCAACCTGGAGGACATCAAGGGTCCTGAATGCTTCTATATCGAAGAAGAACTTCAGAAAATCATGAACATCCCGGTCTTTCACGATGATCAGCACGGCACCGCTATCATCGCCAACGCCGGCCTGCTCAATGCTCTTGAATTGATCGGCAAAAAAATCGAGGATGTACGCATCGTGGTTAACGGTGCCGGTGCCGCTGGCATCGCCTGCGCCAACATGGCCCTCACCCTGGGAGCCAGAATTGAAAACATGTACCTCTGTGACAGCAAGGGCGTCATTTACAAAGGACGCACCAGCGGCATGAACGAATACAAGGAGCGCCTCGCCAACGACACCGAGATGCGCACCTTGGAAGAAGCCATGACTGGCGCCGACGTCTTTTTCGGCGTATCCGTCAAAGGAGCCGTCACTCGCGAAATGGTGGCCTCTATGGCCAAAGATCCCATCATCTTCGCCATGGCCAACCCGGACCCCGAAATTACACCCGACGAAGCCAAGGCAGTGCGTGACGATGTCATCATCGGTACCGGTCGCAGCGACTATAACAACCAGGTCAACAATGTCCTGTGTTTTCCCTTCCTCTTCCGCGGGGCACTCGACACCCACGCCAGCGCTATTAACGCCGAGATGAAAATGGCGGCCGTCAAAGCGCTGGCCGGTCTCGCCAAACAGGACGTTCCGGATTCGGTGCGCAAAGCCTACGGCAATGTCGAAATCAAATTCGGCCGCGAATACCTTATCCCCAAACCCTTCGATCCCCGCGTGCTGCTGCACGTCGCCCCCGCTGTCGCCCAGGCGGCCATGGACAGCGGCGTCGCCCGTCGCCCCATTGAAAACATGGAGCGCTATCGCGAATCTCTTGAGGCCCTGCAGGGACGCTCCAAGGAAATCATGCGGGCGCTCATCAACAAAGCCAAAGCCAACCCGAAGCGCATTGTCTTTCCCGAAGGCGAAGACGAAAAAGTGTTGCGTGCCGCACAGATTCTCATCGATGAGCGCATCGCCATCCCCATCCTGCTGGGTTTCAAGGATGAGATCGACGCCAAAGTCAAGGAACTCGGACTCGATCTTGGCAACGTCGAAATCATTAATACCATGCGCGCAGACAAAACTGACGAGTATACCGACATGCTGTTCCAGGATCGTCAACGCAAAGGGGTCACCCTGGCCGAAGCTTCGCGTCTGATTAAAAAGAACCGCAACTACTATGGCGCCATGATGGTCAAAAATGGTGATGCAGACGCCCTTCTTTCCGGTGTCAGTCATCACTACCCCGACGTCATCCGCCCCGCCCTCGAGGTCATCGGCAAACAGGATGGCCTGTCGAAGGTTCACGGCCTGTACATGATGGTTTTCAAGAAAGACGTCGTTTTCTGCGCCGACACCACGGTCACCATCGAACCAACCGCTGAAGAGCTGGCGGAAACGGCCATCCTGACAGCCCACAAGGCTCGCTACTTTGAGGTAGAGCCGCGCATCGCCATGCTCTCCTTCTCCAACTTCGGCAGCACCGAGCACCCTCTCTCCCTGAAAGTGAAACGGGCCACGGCCCTGGTGCAGGAATGGGCCCCGGATCTGGTCATAGACGGGGAAATCCAGGCGAACGTCGCTCTCGATCCCGACCTCATCGCCCGCCAGTACCCTTTCTCCAAACTCAAAGGCAATGCCAACGTCATGATCTTCCCCGACCTGCAGTCCGGCAATATCGCCTACAAGCTGCTGGCCAAACTCGGTGGCGCCGAAGCGGTCGGCCCCATCCTCATGGGCATGAAAAAGCCCGTACACGTCTTGCAGCGCGGTGACGATGTCGCCGACATCGTCAACATGGCTGCCGTCGCCGTGGTCGACGCCCAGGAAGCGTCGGTCTCTTAA
- the thrC gene encoding threonine synthase, translating to MRYLSTRGKVRNLTFKDAVMMGLADDGGLLLPESIPMLTPGDIAALSKLAYPELAFQILSRFVGDIPAADLKDLIDRSYQSFTHPDVTPVVHKDGIYILELFHGPTLAFKDVALQFLGNLFEYLLKERGQKMNILGATSGDTGSAAIYGVRGKENINIFILHPHGKVSPIQELQMTTVVDPNVFNLAIRGTFDDGQRIVKEAFSDLAFKEKHALGAVNSINWARVLAQVVYYFYAWGRVSAETGCQEIYFSVPTGNFGDIFAGYIARRMGLPIRRLILATNENNILCRFVRDGDYSVSAVAQTYSPSMDIQLASNFERYLFYLYEQNSTRVAEAMETLQKTGRLAFSDAEREQVSHDFLALTVDGDDTLGTIQDFHRATGYTLDPHTAVGVKAGRELAGGDYPVVCLATAHPAKFGEAVRKSIGSDPERPASLEGIESREKRCVILDADAQAVKDFLQDHAI from the coding sequence ATGCGTTATCTGAGTACCCGCGGCAAAGTCCGCAACCTGACTTTCAAAGATGCCGTCATGATGGGGCTGGCTGACGACGGCGGCCTGCTGCTGCCTGAGTCGATCCCTATGCTGACCCCAGGTGACATTGCCGCCCTGTCCAAGCTGGCCTATCCTGAACTCGCTTTTCAGATTTTGTCCCGCTTCGTCGGTGACATCCCGGCCGCTGACCTCAAGGATCTTATCGACCGCTCGTACCAGAGCTTCACCCACCCGGACGTGACCCCCGTCGTTCACAAGGACGGCATCTATATCCTCGAACTCTTCCATGGTCCGACCCTGGCCTTCAAGGATGTCGCCCTGCAGTTTCTCGGCAATCTGTTCGAATACCTGCTCAAAGAACGCGGGCAGAAGATGAACATCCTGGGGGCGACCTCCGGCGACACCGGTAGCGCCGCAATTTACGGCGTACGAGGCAAAGAAAACATCAATATCTTCATCCTGCATCCTCACGGAAAGGTTTCGCCCATTCAGGAACTGCAGATGACCACGGTGGTCGATCCCAACGTGTTCAACCTGGCCATTCGCGGCACCTTCGACGATGGTCAGCGTATCGTCAAGGAAGCCTTCAGTGATCTGGCTTTCAAAGAGAAGCATGCCCTCGGCGCGGTGAACTCCATCAACTGGGCTCGTGTGCTGGCGCAGGTCGTCTACTATTTCTACGCCTGGGGCCGCGTTTCAGCGGAGACGGGGTGCCAGGAAATCTACTTCAGCGTACCCACCGGTAATTTCGGGGATATCTTCGCCGGCTATATCGCCCGTCGCATGGGTCTTCCCATTCGGCGCCTGATTCTGGCCACCAACGAAAACAACATCCTCTGCCGTTTCGTCCGTGACGGCGACTACAGCGTCAGCGCGGTGGCTCAGACCTACTCGCCCTCCATGGACATCCAATTGGCCAGCAATTTCGAACGCTACCTTTTCTACCTCTACGAGCAGAACAGCACCCGCGTGGCGGAGGCCATGGAAACCCTGCAAAAGACCGGCCGCCTGGCCTTCAGTGACGCCGAGCGAGAGCAGGTGTCCCATGATTTTCTGGCCCTGACCGTCGATGGCGACGACACTTTGGGCACGATTCAGGACTTCCATCGAGCCACGGGCTATACGCTCGACCCGCACACCGCCGTCGGAGTGAAGGCTGGACGCGAACTGGCCGGCGGCGACTATCCCGTCGTCTGCCTGGCCACCGCCCACCCGGCTAAATTCGGCGAGGCGGTGCGGAAAAGCATCGGCAGCGATCCCGAGCGTCCAGCCTCACTGGAAGGGATCGAATCCCGCGAGAAACGCTGCGTCATCCTTGATGCTGACGCCCAAGCCGTCAAGGATTTTCTGCAAGATCACGCCATCTAA